A genomic segment from Oncorhynchus clarkii lewisi isolate Uvic-CL-2024 chromosome 12, UVic_Ocla_1.0, whole genome shotgun sequence encodes:
- the c12h5orf15 gene encoding keratinocyte-associated transmembrane protein 2 isoform X2, producing MATCRKMRRSWKIQCFVFILLQLFTPNCISAPPATQNVFLDPGVDDLEPLPLATASKDAETAIGTGKTDGKADTVTSDNTATVMKAVTADAKDAAATPIKDAAATPIKDAAATPIKDAAATPIKDAAATPIKDAAATPIKDAAATPIKDAAATPIEDTPIDGVIARDDAPYTKGEVIAESTAIIAETTVGKYAITADKNKTKFDKSGLTPEKLPPKPADSDADAAMTAAPATSTTTVKAPEPAKPILEKPSPASNTKLVSPMDATEDEQESDQVPINTLESQPETDMYDRENEEEGGEDYNMGPTVKVPLDQNQNFGGQDLNEENDDGMVDGMVDADDDDQVVLSPTKSAGKIDVRMKDTNIYTTQDEDSHFFFHLVILAFLVAIVYITYHNKRKIFLLAQSRRWRDGLCSRNNVEYHRLDQNVNEAMPSLKMTQDYIF from the exons ATGGCGACTTGCAGGAAGATGAGACGTAGCTGGAAAATTCAATGTTTCGTGTTTATCTTGTTACAACTGTTTACTCCCAACTGTATTTCGGCTCCGCCGGCAACCCAAAACG TTTTTCTGGATCCAGGAGTTGATGATTTAGAACCCTTGCCTTTGGCAACAGCCAGCAAGGATGCAGAAACAGCCATCGGCACTGGTAAAACAGACGGCAaagcagacacagtaaccagtgaCAATACTGCAACAGTAATGAAGGCTGTAACAGCAGATGCAAAGGACGCTGCCGCCACACCCATCAAGGACGCTGCCGCCACACCCATCAAGGACGCTGCCGCCACACCCATCAAGGACGCTGCCGCCACACCCATCAAGGACGCTGCCGCCACACCCATCAAGGACGCTGCCGCCACACCCATCAAGGACGCTGCCGCCACACCCATCAAGGACGCTGCCGCCACACCTATAGAAGACACACCTATCGATGGTGTAATAGCACGTGATGATGCACCATACACCAAAGGGGAGGTTATAGCTGAATCCACTGCCATTATTGCTGAAACAACTGTTGGCAAGTATGCAATAACTGCAGACAAGAACAAAACCAAATTTGATAAATCAGGACTGACTCCTGAAAAACTACCTCCCAAACCTGCTGATTCAGATGCTGATGCTGCCATGACTGCAGCTCCAGccaccagcaccaccacagtCAAAGCCCCAGAGCCTGCCAAGCCCATCCTGGAGAAACCAAGCCCTGCCTCTAACACCAAGCTCGTCAGCCCCATGGACGCAACAGAGGATGAGCAAGAGAGCGATCAAGTGCCTATCAACACCCTGGAGTCCCAGCCCGAGACAGACATGTACGACAGAGAAAATGAGGAAGAAGGTGGTGAAGACTATAACATGGGACCCACTGTTAAGGTCCCTCTGGACCAGAACCAGAACTTTGGCGGCCAAGACCTCAACGAGGAGAACGATGACGGCATGGTGGACGGCATGGTGGACGCCGACGATGATGACCAGGTGGTGCTCAGCCCAACAAAGAGTGCTGGGAAGATAGATGTACGTATGAAGGACACCAACATCTACACCACCCAGGACGAAGACTCCCACTTCTTCTTCCACCTGGTCATCCTGGCCTTCCTGGTGGCCATTGTATACATCACCTACCACAACAAGAGGAAG atcTTCCTGCTAGCCCAGAGTCGGCGCTGGAGGGACGGCCTGTGTTCTCGCAACAATGTGGAGTATCATCGGCTGGACCAGAATGTCAACGAGGCCATGCCTTCCCTCAAGATGACTCAAGATTACATCTTCTGA
- the c12h5orf15 gene encoding keratinocyte-associated transmembrane protein 2 isoform X1: MATCRKMRRSWKIQCFVFILLQLFTPNCISAPPATQNAVFLDPGVDDLEPLPLATASKDAETAIGTGKTDGKADTVTSDNTATVMKAVTADAKDAAATPIKDAAATPIKDAAATPIKDAAATPIKDAAATPIKDAAATPIKDAAATPIKDAAATPIEDTPIDGVIARDDAPYTKGEVIAESTAIIAETTVGKYAITADKNKTKFDKSGLTPEKLPPKPADSDADAAMTAAPATSTTTVKAPEPAKPILEKPSPASNTKLVSPMDATEDEQESDQVPINTLESQPETDMYDRENEEEGGEDYNMGPTVKVPLDQNQNFGGQDLNEENDDGMVDGMVDADDDDQVVLSPTKSAGKIDVRMKDTNIYTTQDEDSHFFFHLVILAFLVAIVYITYHNKRKIFLLAQSRRWRDGLCSRNNVEYHRLDQNVNEAMPSLKMTQDYIF, translated from the exons ATGGCGACTTGCAGGAAGATGAGACGTAGCTGGAAAATTCAATGTTTCGTGTTTATCTTGTTACAACTGTTTACTCCCAACTGTATTTCGGCTCCGCCGGCAACCCAAAACG CAGTTTTTCTGGATCCAGGAGTTGATGATTTAGAACCCTTGCCTTTGGCAACAGCCAGCAAGGATGCAGAAACAGCCATCGGCACTGGTAAAACAGACGGCAaagcagacacagtaaccagtgaCAATACTGCAACAGTAATGAAGGCTGTAACAGCAGATGCAAAGGACGCTGCCGCCACACCCATCAAGGACGCTGCCGCCACACCCATCAAGGACGCTGCCGCCACACCCATCAAGGACGCTGCCGCCACACCCATCAAGGACGCTGCCGCCACACCCATCAAGGACGCTGCCGCCACACCCATCAAGGACGCTGCCGCCACACCCATCAAGGACGCTGCCGCCACACCTATAGAAGACACACCTATCGATGGTGTAATAGCACGTGATGATGCACCATACACCAAAGGGGAGGTTATAGCTGAATCCACTGCCATTATTGCTGAAACAACTGTTGGCAAGTATGCAATAACTGCAGACAAGAACAAAACCAAATTTGATAAATCAGGACTGACTCCTGAAAAACTACCTCCCAAACCTGCTGATTCAGATGCTGATGCTGCCATGACTGCAGCTCCAGccaccagcaccaccacagtCAAAGCCCCAGAGCCTGCCAAGCCCATCCTGGAGAAACCAAGCCCTGCCTCTAACACCAAGCTCGTCAGCCCCATGGACGCAACAGAGGATGAGCAAGAGAGCGATCAAGTGCCTATCAACACCCTGGAGTCCCAGCCCGAGACAGACATGTACGACAGAGAAAATGAGGAAGAAGGTGGTGAAGACTATAACATGGGACCCACTGTTAAGGTCCCTCTGGACCAGAACCAGAACTTTGGCGGCCAAGACCTCAACGAGGAGAACGATGACGGCATGGTGGACGGCATGGTGGACGCCGACGATGATGACCAGGTGGTGCTCAGCCCAACAAAGAGTGCTGGGAAGATAGATGTACGTATGAAGGACACCAACATCTACACCACCCAGGACGAAGACTCCCACTTCTTCTTCCACCTGGTCATCCTGGCCTTCCTGGTGGCCATTGTATACATCACCTACCACAACAAGAGGAAG atcTTCCTGCTAGCCCAGAGTCGGCGCTGGAGGGACGGCCTGTGTTCTCGCAACAATGTGGAGTATCATCGGCTGGACCAGAATGTCAACGAGGCCATGCCTTCCCTCAAGATGACTCAAGATTACATCTTCTGA